Proteins encoded together in one Centropristis striata isolate RG_2023a ecotype Rhode Island chromosome 6, C.striata_1.0, whole genome shotgun sequence window:
- the LOC131972664 gene encoding heavy metal-binding protein HIP-like has product MRAVGLLLLLLALCGSGAQGELQETALTDAAEELTEQTTKQTTPDIWAEVRALRDMVVELKVELRNVQVAVKDSESQVDELKALLTVTNMQVELLQRENSDLQTRLRSSEDELLISKSRIEQLERENAERKVAFYAALTDDGYVGPFNTDITLKYSKVFTNIGDAYNPSTGFFTAPVRGVYYFQFTMAGGHAGWMGVSVYKNNQRIMYNTEYKKEGVVEYFTNSVVLELMAGDEIHLVLPSGFALYDNNNNRNTFSGSLLFTL; this is encoded by the exons ATGAGGgctgttggtttgctgctgctgctgctggctctttGTGGGTCAGGAGCTCAGGGGGAGCTTCAGGAGACGGCTCTGACAGATGCAGCTGAGGAACTGACAGAGCAGACCACAAAGCAAACCACACCTGACATCTGGGCGGAGGTGAGGGCTCTGAGAgacatggtggtggagctcaAGGTGGAGCTGAGGAACGTGCAGGTCGCAGTGAAGGACAGCGAGAGCCAGGTGGATGAACTGAAAGCTTTGCTGACTGTCACCAACATGcaggtggagctgctgcagagagagaactcAG acttgcagaccagactgaggaGCAGCGAGGATGAACTTCTCATCAGCAAGTCCAGGATCGAGCAGCTcgagagagaaaatgcag AGAGAAAGGTGGCCTTTTACGCAGCTCTGACTGATGACGGATATGTTGGACCATTCAACACAGACATcacactgaaatacagcaaagtcttcaccaacatcggcgatgcttacaatccatccacag gTTTCTTCACAGCACCAGTCAGAGGGGTCTACTACTTCCAGTTCACTATGGCTGGTGGCCATGCAGGTTGGATGGGTGTCTCTGTGTACAAGAACAACCAGAGGATCATGTATAATACTGAGTATAAAAAAGAGGGAGTTGTTGAATATTTCactaactctgttgtcttggagctgatggcaggagatgAAATCCACCTCGTTCTCCCATCAGGCTTTGCCCTCtatgacaataacaacaaccgcaacaccttcagtggctccctcctcttcacactgtga
- the LOC131973041 gene encoding uncharacterized protein LOC131973041, which produces MELLSDVKKKNNREAVRMKMEKTFAYRRQEVVRDTPMIRDFQTRWPALFEVDEINAEFKRITTMPLQSRFLSQLDVHSEKLLKLFKNRGGQIGRRLGGIIAPMGEDDDVDLGRECVIKALCVYLNEDPENLLREYVAADESLLQESIEETTMGIYVWKHRDASEKPEDIGIVLESQVVMQDLDNVPLAAAMLFGLIYSLNLNYPAELKYTFEVLQKVVMELEGRALSKKAQVLKNRLYQ; this is translated from the exons ATGGAACTTCTTTCTGATGTtaagaagaagaacaacaggGAAGCAGTAAGGATGAAAATGGAAAAGACGTTTGCATATAGGAGACAGGAAGTGGTTCGCGACACACCAATGATAAGAGACTTCCAGACGAGATGGCCAGCACTTTTTGAAGTAGACGAG ATAAATGCTGAATTCAAACGGATCACAACAATGCCCCTGCAGTCCAGATTTCTATCGCAATTAGATGTTCACTCTGAGAAACTgctcaaactttttaaaaacagaggAGGACAGATTGGCAGACGCCTAGGGGGCATCATTGCACCCATGGGGGAA GATGATGACGTGGATCTGGGAAGAGAATGTGTCATAAAGGCACTCTGCGTTTACCTGAACGAGGACCCGGAGAATCTATTGAGAGAGTATGTG GCAGCAGATGAATCCCTCCTCCAGGAATCCATTGAGGAAACCACTATGGGTATATATGTCTGGAAACACAGAGATGCCAGTGAAAAACCAGAGGACATCGGCATTGTCCTCGAGTCCCAGGTTGTGATGCAGGATTTGGACAATGTTCCCTTAGCTGCTGCCATGCTGTTTGGCCTAATATATTCTTTGAACTTAAACTACCCTGCTGAACTCAAGTATACCTTTGAAGTGCTGCAGAAGGTGGTCATGGAGCTTGAAGGCAGGGCACTGTCCAAAAAAGCCCAAGTCCTGAAGAACAGACTTTATCAGTGA